The following are encoded in a window of Arthrobacter antioxidans genomic DNA:
- a CDS encoding beta-glucosidase family protein yields MTETTLNDAPWQDTTAAPADRVEALLGEMTLREKVAQLVGVWVGANTEGGEVAPHQHEMNEAVDLDELLPHGLGQLTRPFGTAPVEPGLGALSLQRTQERIIAANRFGIPALVHEECLAGFAAWKATAYPVPLAWGATFNPDLVRRMSSAIGADLRSVGVHQGLAPVLDVVRDARWGRVEETIGEDPYLIGTIATAYVQGLERAGVVATLKHFVGYSASKAGRNLAPVSVGDRERADVLLPPFEMAIRESGVRSVMHAYTDIDGVPTAADASLLTALLRETWGFDGTVVADYFGIAFLKELHRVAATLGEAAGAALTAGVDVELPTIHTFGEHLIAEIDGGRLDEGLVDRALRRVLRQKLDLGLLDADWSPVPSALAGGGTPVVDLDSPGNRSIARELAEQSIVLVRNEGILPLAAVPRIGLIGPNADTHRAFLGCYSFPAHVGEQHPDVEMGLDIPTVAEALQDEFPGSDITIAAGCTIDGTATTGFDEALAVAQGSDVVVAVLGDRAGLFGRGTSGEGCDAESLDLPGVQQQLLDGLLATGKPVVVVLLTGRPYALGAAAGGAAAIVQGFFPGEEGAAAVAGVLSGRINPAGRLPVSIPGSPGAQPSTYLAAPLAQASGVSNIDPTAAFAFGHGLGYTGFAWSDAGTTADTAATDGEAGVHVTVTNTGERDGVEVVQLYLHDPVASVVRPVQRLIGYARVALAAGASARIAFTVPADVTSFTGRDGGRIVEPGAIELRLGASSSDLRAALPLTLTGSTRAVDHTRRLHCGVQVTTL; encoded by the coding sequence ATGACCGAGACAACACTGAACGACGCCCCCTGGCAGGACACCACCGCCGCCCCCGCAGACCGCGTCGAGGCCCTGCTCGGGGAGATGACCCTGCGTGAGAAGGTCGCCCAGCTGGTGGGCGTGTGGGTCGGCGCCAACACCGAGGGCGGCGAGGTGGCCCCGCACCAGCACGAGATGAACGAGGCCGTGGACCTCGACGAGCTCCTGCCCCACGGCCTCGGACAGCTGACGCGCCCCTTCGGCACCGCCCCGGTGGAACCCGGCCTCGGCGCGCTGTCCCTGCAGCGCACGCAGGAGCGGATCATTGCGGCGAACCGCTTCGGCATCCCCGCCCTCGTGCACGAGGAGTGCCTCGCCGGCTTCGCAGCCTGGAAGGCGACGGCGTACCCGGTGCCCCTCGCCTGGGGGGCCACGTTCAATCCGGACCTGGTGCGGCGCATGTCCTCCGCGATCGGCGCCGACCTCCGCTCCGTCGGCGTACATCAGGGCCTCGCCCCCGTGCTCGACGTCGTCCGCGACGCCCGCTGGGGCCGGGTCGAGGAGACCATCGGTGAGGACCCGTACCTCATCGGCACCATCGCGACCGCGTACGTCCAGGGGCTCGAGCGGGCCGGGGTCGTGGCCACGCTCAAGCACTTCGTCGGCTACTCGGCGTCGAAGGCGGGCCGCAACCTCGCCCCCGTGTCCGTCGGCGACCGTGAGCGGGCGGATGTGCTCCTGCCGCCGTTCGAGATGGCCATCCGCGAGTCCGGCGTGCGTTCGGTCATGCATGCGTACACGGACATCGACGGCGTCCCGACGGCGGCCGACGCGTCCCTCCTCACCGCGCTGCTCCGCGAGACCTGGGGCTTCGACGGCACCGTGGTGGCCGACTACTTCGGCATCGCGTTCCTCAAGGAACTCCACCGTGTGGCCGCGACCCTCGGCGAGGCCGCCGGGGCGGCCCTCACCGCAGGGGTGGACGTCGAACTGCCCACCATCCACACCTTCGGCGAGCACCTGATCGCCGAGATCGACGGCGGCCGGCTCGACGAGGGGCTGGTGGACCGTGCGCTCCGACGCGTGCTGCGGCAGAAACTGGACCTCGGCCTCCTCGACGCGGACTGGTCGCCGGTCCCGTCGGCGCTCGCGGGCGGCGGTACGCCCGTGGTCGACCTCGACTCCCCGGGCAACCGGTCCATCGCCCGCGAGCTCGCCGAGCAGTCGATCGTCCTGGTCCGCAACGAGGGCATCCTCCCGCTCGCCGCGGTACCCCGCATCGGGCTCATCGGGCCCAACGCGGACACGCACCGCGCCTTCCTCGGCTGCTACTCGTTCCCGGCGCACGTCGGCGAGCAGCATCCCGACGTCGAGATGGGCCTCGACATCCCGACGGTCGCGGAGGCGCTCCAGGACGAGTTCCCGGGCAGCGACATCACGATCGCCGCCGGGTGCACCATCGACGGGACCGCGACCACGGGCTTCGACGAGGCGCTCGCCGTCGCGCAGGGCTCCGACGTCGTCGTGGCCGTCCTCGGCGACCGTGCCGGGCTGTTCGGTCGCGGCACGAGCGGCGAGGGGTGCGACGCCGAATCGCTGGACCTCCCGGGCGTCCAGCAGCAGCTCCTCGACGGGCTGCTCGCGACGGGGAAGCCCGTCGTCGTCGTCCTGCTGACCGGGCGGCCGTACGCGCTCGGAGCGGCTGCGGGCGGCGCGGCCGCGATCGTCCAGGGTTTCTTCCCCGGGGAGGAGGGCGCGGCCGCCGTGGCCGGGGTGCTCAGCGGGAGGATCAACCCGGCCGGGCGCCTGCCGGTTAGTATCCCGGGATCACCGGGCGCCCAGCCATCCACCTATCTGGCCGCACCGCTCGCGCAGGCGAGCGGGGTGTCGAACATCGATCCGACGGCGGCCTTCGCCTTCGGCCACGGGCTCGGCTACACCGGGTTCGCCTGGTCGGACGCAGGAACCACCGCGGACACCGCCGCGACCGACGGCGAGGCGGGCGTCCACGTGACGGTCACGAACACCGGGGAGCGCGACGGCGTCGAGGTGGTGCAGCTGTACCTGCACGATCCGGTGGCGTCCGTCGTACGCCCGGTGCAGCGCCTGATCGGCTACGCGCGGGTGGCCCTCGCCGCGGGGGCCTCGG
- a CDS encoding septum formation family protein — protein MSNEEQAPRESGHEPGPDGTEEPESTAVLDPDTVVLEDPDISAETLEPELTVSPDTLDLAEPALEPAQISPEVAEAASLDDAAAEARAVAAEAAKAGTLVGGPLPPGAPSVEAAPAGSAPAGGTAGDAAGRARDRTEDRTEDRTEGRTEAAGVTAEGAIGGPYAFPPEGGGTDSGDPGPYPGFDPGIDPGIDPGIGRGRTGSSAPGIAGGSPEEPVVDPVTPAGRAPAPENSGPAPEKSGPTAEGGGPTPEAQPTRDRTRSGSSIVPLLLLVGGAVVLLGLLVWLLLSLLGGSEDEGRVDPSSLAAGACLAEFTDITEEAVLVDCSEPHNAQLVASEDYADDAAFPGRDQLGLRAEAACSAASSGIDPDVVTEDLQVTLLRATPTEGTWADGDRRVDCFAVVEDGGPVSQSLLAR, from the coding sequence ATGAGCAACGAGGAGCAGGCGCCGAGGGAGTCCGGGCACGAGCCCGGACCGGACGGCACCGAGGAACCCGAGAGCACCGCCGTGCTCGATCCCGACACCGTGGTCCTCGAGGACCCGGATATCTCCGCCGAGACGCTGGAGCCCGAGCTGACGGTATCCCCGGACACCCTCGACCTCGCGGAACCCGCCCTCGAACCGGCGCAGATCAGTCCGGAGGTCGCGGAGGCGGCCTCGCTCGACGATGCCGCCGCCGAAGCCCGCGCCGTGGCCGCCGAGGCCGCGAAGGCGGGGACCCTCGTGGGTGGGCCGCTGCCGCCCGGAGCCCCGTCCGTCGAGGCCGCTCCGGCCGGCTCGGCGCCCGCGGGAGGAACCGCCGGTGATGCGGCGGGCCGCGCAAGAGACAGGACGGAAGACAGGACGGAAGACAGGACGGAAGGCAGGACGGAGGCAGCGGGAGTGACGGCGGAGGGGGCGATCGGCGGCCCCTACGCCTTCCCTCCGGAGGGCGGCGGCACCGATTCGGGAGATCCCGGCCCCTACCCCGGCTTCGACCCCGGCATCGATCCCGGCATCGATCCCGGCATCGGCCGGGGACGCACCGGATCCTCGGCACCGGGGATCGCCGGCGGATCCCCCGAGGAGCCGGTCGTGGACCCCGTGACCCCCGCAGGCCGGGCCCCGGCGCCGGAGAACAGCGGACCGGCGCCGGAGAAGAGCGGGCCGACGGCCGAGGGCGGCGGGCCGACGCCCGAGGCGCAGCCGACACGGGACAGGACCCGGTCCGGGAGCAGCATCGTCCCGCTCCTGCTGCTCGTGGGCGGCGCCGTCGTGCTGCTCGGGCTCCTCGTCTGGCTGCTGCTCTCGCTGCTGGGCGGATCGGAGGACGAGGGCCGCGTGGATCCGTCGTCGCTCGCGGCCGGCGCATGCCTGGCGGAGTTCACGGACATCACGGAGGAGGCCGTCCTGGTCGACTGCTCGGAGCCGCACAACGCGCAGCTCGTGGCGAGCGAGGACTACGCCGACGACGCCGCGTTCCCGGGACGCGACCAGCTGGGCCTGCGCGCCGAGGCGGCGTGCTCGGCGGCATCCTCCGGCATCGACCCGGATGTCGTCACCGAGGACCTCCAGGTCACGCTCCTGCGCGCCACGCCCACGGAGGGGACCTGGGCGGACGGGGACCGCCGCGTGGACTGCTTCGCGGTCGTCGAGGACGGCGGGCCCGTCAGCCAGAGCCTTCTGGCCCGCTGA
- a CDS encoding extracellular solute-binding protein, whose amino-acid sequence MNNRTWMSRSLAGTAVLMLGFTLAGCGGGGGDASSRPENELHLAVYGDASNKVEEAMVAKFNETSDVKIVLDTIPGADYQTKLQTIIDTESAPDIFFNWGGGSIANFVEADLLMPLDDFIEEDPQLKEAFLPSVFETAVIDDKSYGIPMRGTQPVMLFNNSEVLEQAGIDAPPATWDELLDAVEKLKAAGVTPIALGGADQWPTQMWFQYVFDRVAGEDLFQAALDGDTSVWDSEESREALGKLRELVDAGAFGTNFDSVKFTDGGSPTLLSSGRAGFELMGSWAYATHLDANPEFAENVLSYSEFPAIEGGEGDPANLAGNTNNFYSVHKDTRYPDEVAEFLKLMYSDEFVQEQIAIGNLPTTTNTEEFLDEASNPEYAKYQFDLVKDAPHFQLSWDQAYPPEATVTIHTAIAQFFSGQIDEDGFIKAMQSL is encoded by the coding sequence ATGAACAACCGAACCTGGATGTCCCGCAGTCTCGCGGGCACCGCGGTCCTGATGCTGGGCTTCACCCTCGCCGGGTGCGGTGGCGGAGGCGGTGACGCGTCGAGCCGACCCGAGAACGAACTGCATCTGGCCGTGTACGGCGACGCCAGCAACAAGGTCGAAGAGGCCATGGTGGCGAAGTTCAACGAGACCTCCGACGTCAAGATCGTGCTCGACACGATTCCCGGCGCGGACTACCAGACCAAGCTGCAGACCATCATCGACACCGAGTCGGCCCCGGACATCTTCTTCAACTGGGGCGGTGGAAGCATCGCGAACTTCGTGGAGGCCGACCTGCTCATGCCTCTCGACGACTTCATCGAGGAGGACCCGCAGCTGAAGGAGGCCTTCCTGCCCTCCGTCTTCGAGACGGCCGTCATCGACGACAAGAGCTACGGCATCCCGATGCGCGGTACCCAGCCCGTGATGCTCTTCAACAACTCCGAGGTCCTGGAACAGGCCGGCATCGACGCGCCCCCGGCCACCTGGGACGAACTGCTGGACGCCGTCGAGAAGCTGAAGGCCGCGGGCGTGACCCCGATCGCGCTCGGCGGCGCGGACCAGTGGCCCACGCAGATGTGGTTCCAGTACGTGTTCGACCGCGTCGCCGGCGAGGACCTGTTCCAGGCCGCGCTCGACGGCGACACCAGTGTCTGGGACTCCGAGGAGAGCCGCGAGGCGCTCGGCAAGCTGCGCGAACTGGTCGACGCCGGTGCCTTCGGGACCAACTTCGACTCCGTGAAGTTCACCGACGGCGGGTCGCCCACGCTGCTCTCCAGCGGCCGGGCAGGCTTCGAGCTCATGGGCTCCTGGGCCTACGCGACCCACCTCGACGCGAACCCCGAGTTCGCGGAGAACGTGCTCAGCTACAGCGAGTTCCCCGCGATCGAGGGTGGAGAGGGAGACCCCGCCAACCTCGCCGGCAACACGAACAACTTCTACTCGGTCCACAAGGACACCCGCTACCCCGACGAGGTGGCCGAGTTCCTGAAGCTCATGTACTCGGACGAGTTCGTGCAGGAGCAGATCGCCATCGGCAACCTGCCCACCACCACCAACACGGAGGAGTTCCTCGACGAGGCCTCCAACCCCGAGTACGCGAAGTACCAGTTCGACCTCGTGAAGGATGCCCCGCACTTCCAGCTCTCCTGGGACCAGGCCTACCCGCCCGAGGCTACGGTGACCATCCACACCGCCATCGCACAGTTCTTCAGCGGCCAGATCGATGAAGACGGCTTCATCAAGGCCATGCAGAGTCTGTAG
- a CDS encoding LacI family DNA-binding transcriptional regulator, producing MSIPAKEPRVTLAQLATAAGVSLSTISKVLNGRADVSPTTRAKVEELLEDHGYRRRKVSAAKAGLVELVFHELESAWALELIRGVENVAREHGMSVVLTETGTRHAPGPDWIEGVMSRRPAGVVLVFSDLPQDFRRKLDARSIPFVIIDPAGDPSPDVPSVGSANWAGGMMATRHLIDLGHTRIAAISGPEDMMCSLARIDGYRSAMGMASLPIDQDLIRYGNFHVDGGRDHAFSLLRGPHPPTAIFAGSDLQALGVLDAARQIGLRVPEELSIVGYDDLQLAQWSSPALTTVHQPLIQMAEEATRMVLRLRDGERPNNLRLDLATSLVVRQSTAAPPATRARAARPAQQRA from the coding sequence ATGTCGATTCCGGCCAAAGAACCGCGTGTCACCCTCGCCCAGCTCGCAACGGCAGCCGGCGTCTCGCTGTCCACGATCTCGAAGGTGCTCAACGGACGCGCCGACGTGTCCCCGACAACCCGGGCGAAAGTTGAGGAGCTCCTCGAGGACCACGGCTACCGGCGGCGCAAGGTCTCCGCGGCCAAGGCCGGCCTGGTCGAACTCGTGTTCCACGAGCTCGAGAGCGCCTGGGCTCTCGAGCTCATCCGCGGGGTGGAGAACGTGGCCCGCGAGCACGGCATGAGCGTGGTGCTGACCGAGACGGGGACGCGGCATGCCCCCGGGCCCGACTGGATCGAGGGCGTGATGTCCCGGCGGCCCGCCGGCGTGGTCCTCGTGTTCTCCGACCTGCCGCAGGACTTCCGCCGCAAGCTCGACGCCCGCTCCATCCCGTTCGTCATCATCGATCCCGCGGGGGACCCCTCCCCCGACGTCCCGTCGGTGGGCTCCGCCAACTGGGCGGGCGGGATGATGGCCACGCGCCACCTGATCGACCTCGGGCACACCAGGATCGCCGCGATCAGCGGGCCCGAGGACATGATGTGCTCCCTCGCCCGCATCGACGGCTACCGGTCCGCGATGGGCATGGCCTCCCTGCCGATCGACCAGGACCTCATCAGGTACGGGAACTTCCATGTCGACGGCGGACGCGACCACGCGTTCTCGCTGCTGCGTGGCCCCCACCCGCCCACGGCGATCTTCGCCGGCAGCGACCTGCAGGCGCTGGGCGTACTCGATGCCGCCCGGCAGATCGGGCTCCGTGTCCCCGAGGAGCTGTCGATCGTGGGCTACGACGACCTGCAGCTGGCGCAGTGGTCCAGCCCCGCCCTGACCACGGTGCATCAGCCGCTCATCCAGATGGCCGAGGAGGCCACGCGGATGGTGCTGCGCCTGCGGGACGGCGAACGACCGAACAATCTCCGGCTCGACCTCGCCACGAGCCTGGTGGTGCGCCAGAGCACCGCGGCGCCGCCCGCAACCCGCGCCCGGGCAGCCCGACCGGCACAGCAGCGCGCCTGA
- a CDS encoding carbohydrate ABC transporter permease — MTTLATRRQATPGGSTPSRPARRGASSVGRPGFAWALPATIFFALFALVPLAAVAVLSFTSWSGLGDPEFVGLENWKTLIADPVMLKSLWLSLLFIVLGVVTQTPLSILLGVWAAGNQRNRAVLSAIYFIPLLLSSAAISVLWRALLDPNFGIPGQLPWLFGDGNLLGTQAGAIGVLIFVGMWQFTPFHTLIYQGAAKSIPTVLYQAASIDGAGTVRQFFSITLPQLRNTAITSIILMVVGGLTTFETVLILTNGGPGTDTTITAFYMYQQAFQSFDFGVGSAIALVLVVVATLISLVVVKVSGYDKMNSSLEGL, encoded by the coding sequence ATGACAACGCTTGCAACGCGCAGGCAGGCGACGCCGGGCGGCTCAACACCGAGCCGCCCGGCCCGCCGGGGCGCCTCCTCCGTGGGGCGCCCCGGCTTCGCCTGGGCCCTGCCCGCCACCATCTTCTTCGCCCTCTTCGCCCTCGTGCCGCTGGCAGCGGTCGCCGTCCTGTCCTTCACCTCGTGGAGCGGCCTCGGTGACCCCGAATTCGTGGGGCTCGAGAACTGGAAGACGCTGATCGCCGATCCCGTGATGCTGAAGAGCCTCTGGCTCAGCCTGCTGTTCATCGTCCTCGGTGTCGTCACGCAGACACCGCTGAGCATCCTGCTCGGCGTGTGGGCCGCGGGCAACCAGCGCAACCGCGCCGTCCTCAGCGCCATCTACTTCATCCCGCTGCTGCTCTCCTCGGCCGCGATCTCCGTCCTGTGGCGTGCCCTCCTCGATCCGAACTTCGGCATCCCGGGCCAGCTCCCCTGGCTCTTCGGGGACGGCAACCTGCTCGGCACGCAGGCCGGCGCGATCGGCGTCCTGATCTTCGTCGGCATGTGGCAGTTCACGCCCTTCCACACCCTGATCTACCAGGGCGCGGCCAAAAGCATCCCGACCGTCCTCTACCAGGCGGCGTCGATCGACGGCGCGGGCACGGTGCGGCAGTTCTTCTCCATCACGCTGCCCCAGCTCCGCAACACGGCGATCACCTCGATCATCCTCATGGTGGTCGGTGGCCTGACGACCTTCGAGACCGTGCTCATCCTGACCAACGGCGGGCCCGGCACGGACACCACGATCACCGCCTTCTACATGTACCAGCAGGCGTTCCAGAGCTTCGACTTCGGCGTCGGCAGCGCGATCGCCCTGGTGCTCGTCGTCGTCGCCACCCTGATCTCCCTCGTGGTGGTCAAGGTGTCCGGCTACGACAAGATGAACAGCTCGCTGGAAGGCCTGTGA
- a CDS encoding DUF3073 domain-containing protein has protein sequence MGRGRQKAKATKQARDMKYFSPATDYSALQRELTGPGSRASTRRTEPLEPVEPDYSEYADKYADELDDDGEESGSRRTG, from the coding sequence ATGGGGCGCGGCCGTCAAAAGGCAAAAGCAACCAAGCAGGCCAGGGACATGAAGTATTTCAGCCCGGCCACTGACTATTCGGCACTGCAGCGAGAGCTCACAGGCCCGGGTAGTCGTGCATCCACCCGACGTACCGAACCTCTCGAGCCGGTCGAGCCTGACTACTCGGAGTATGCGGACAAGTACGCCGATGAGCTCGACGACGACGGCGAGGAGAGCGGCTCGCGCCGCACCGGCTGA
- a CDS encoding carbohydrate ABC transporter permease, giving the protein MKTRPNYLAGIGSVVWLLIVAIPLYVMLSGTFQTREEFGDNGPLSFPTSFTLQNYADAITSGFGRYFLNTVVVTVGVVAIVLLLVPPLSYAIVRSQSRAASFVFRFFLLGLAIPAQAVIVPVFYLINSVGLYDNLLGVILPTAAFALPICTLILSGTMRDITGELYEAMAMDGASPARAFFRLVVPLSKGGISTIAVFSALQAWNGFLFPLILTQSESTRVVTLGLFNFQTQYGINIPGLLAAVTLSMVPVLLVYLFARRALVQGLMGAGGK; this is encoded by the coding sequence ATGAAGACCCGCCCCAATTACCTCGCCGGCATCGGCTCCGTCGTCTGGCTGCTGATCGTCGCGATCCCGCTGTACGTGATGCTCTCGGGCACGTTCCAGACACGGGAGGAGTTCGGCGACAACGGTCCGCTGTCCTTCCCCACGAGCTTCACGCTGCAGAACTACGCGGACGCCATCACCAGCGGCTTCGGCCGGTACTTCCTCAACACCGTGGTGGTGACGGTCGGCGTCGTCGCGATCGTCCTGCTGCTCGTCCCGCCGCTCAGCTACGCAATCGTGCGCAGCCAGAGCAGGGCGGCGTCGTTCGTGTTCCGGTTCTTCCTGCTGGGCCTCGCCATCCCTGCGCAGGCCGTGATCGTCCCGGTGTTCTACCTGATCAACTCGGTGGGGCTCTACGACAACCTGCTCGGCGTCATCCTCCCCACCGCGGCGTTCGCCCTGCCGATCTGCACGCTCATCCTCAGCGGCACCATGCGCGACATCACGGGCGAGCTGTACGAGGCGATGGCGATGGACGGTGCGAGCCCCGCGCGCGCCTTCTTCCGGCTGGTGGTCCCGCTGTCCAAGGGCGGGATCTCCACGATCGCGGTCTTCTCCGCCCTCCAGGCGTGGAACGGCTTCCTGTTCCCCCTGATCCTGACCCAGTCCGAGAGCACCCGCGTGGTGACCCTCGGCCTCTTCAACTTCCAGACCCAGTACGGCATCAACATCCCGGGGCTGCTCGCCGCGGTGACCCTCTCGATGGTGCCCGTCCTGCTCGTCTACCTCTTCGCGCGCCGCGCGCTTGTCCAGGGCCTCATGGGCGCTGGCGGAAAGTGA
- a CDS encoding ROK family transcriptional regulator — protein sequence MRSLPGGANGTEGLRAQNLSQILTMVHRNGPLSRSDVTRRSGFNRSTVGALVSALTEKNLVRESDPAVGGRVGRPSPIVQANPAVAVIAVNPDIDALTVGVIGLGGHVHARVRRETRGIPSLDDAVGLTEEIVAGLRPTLAGLDRVLGAGIALPGLVNAGTGRVLVAPHLGWHDADLTGPFGSALGLPTVAANDASLGSLAESIFGAALGVDDAVYLNGSASGIGGGIVSGGAQLVGSRGYGGELGHTLVSPGGRACHCGRAGCLDAEVRLERLLEAAGLDGGGIEALERVLSDDPPDAVRVEADRQLELLAVALTDFVNIFDPELIVLGGFLGSLVGFRGGQLAETVNAGSLAGRVTVRRAALGPELLLVGAAELAFQPLLASPA from the coding sequence GTGCGGTCACTACCCGGCGGGGCGAACGGCACCGAGGGCCTGCGCGCACAGAACCTCTCCCAGATCCTGACGATGGTCCACCGCAACGGCCCGCTGTCCCGGTCCGACGTCACCCGCCGCAGCGGCTTCAACCGCTCCACGGTGGGCGCCCTGGTCTCGGCGCTCACCGAGAAGAACCTCGTCCGTGAGTCGGATCCGGCCGTCGGCGGCCGGGTGGGCCGCCCGAGCCCCATCGTGCAGGCGAACCCGGCCGTCGCGGTGATCGCCGTCAACCCCGACATCGACGCCCTGACCGTCGGTGTCATCGGGCTCGGCGGTCATGTGCACGCGAGGGTCCGCCGCGAGACCCGAGGCATCCCCTCGCTCGATGACGCGGTCGGGCTCACCGAGGAGATCGTGGCCGGCCTCCGGCCCACCCTGGCCGGACTCGACCGCGTGCTCGGCGCGGGGATCGCGCTGCCCGGGCTCGTCAATGCGGGCACGGGGCGCGTGCTCGTCGCGCCGCACCTCGGCTGGCACGACGCCGACCTCACGGGCCCCTTCGGCAGCGCCCTCGGACTCCCGACCGTGGCCGCGAACGACGCCTCCCTCGGCTCCCTCGCGGAGAGCATCTTCGGCGCGGCGCTCGGCGTCGACGACGCGGTCTACCTCAACGGCAGCGCGAGCGGCATCGGCGGCGGCATCGTGAGCGGCGGCGCGCAGCTGGTCGGCAGCCGGGGGTACGGCGGCGAACTGGGCCACACGCTCGTCAGCCCGGGCGGCCGGGCATGCCACTGCGGGCGTGCGGGCTGCCTCGACGCCGAGGTCCGCCTCGAGCGGCTGCTCGAGGCGGCCGGCCTGGACGGCGGAGGCATCGAGGCCCTCGAACGGGTGCTGTCGGACGACCCGCCCGACGCCGTGCGGGTGGAGGCCGACCGGCAGCTGGAACTGCTCGCCGTCGCGCTCACGGACTTCGTCAACATCTTCGACCCGGAGCTGATCGTCCTCGGCGGATTCCTGGGGTCGCTCGTCGGCTTCCGGGGCGGTCAGCTCGCGGAAACCGTCAACGCGGGCTCGCTGGCCGGCCGTGTCACGGTGCGGCGCGCAGCCCTGGGGCCGGAGCTCCTGCTCGTCGGCGCCGCGGAACTGGCCTTCCAGCCCCTCCTCGCCTCACCGGCCTGA